A part of Camelus ferus isolate YT-003-E chromosome 6, BCGSAC_Cfer_1.0, whole genome shotgun sequence genomic DNA contains:
- the KLHDC2 gene encoding kelch domain-containing protein 2 isoform X2 has product MADGYEDLREDDLPGPAYEGYESSELACPAERSGHVAVSDGRHMFVWGGYKSNQVRGLYDFYLPREELWIYNMETGRWKKINTEGDVPPSMSGSCAVCVDRVLYLFGGHHSRGNTNKFYMLDSRSTDRVLQWERIDCQGIPPSSKDKLGVWVYKNKLIFFGGYGYLPEDKVLGTFEFDESSFWNSSHPRGWNDHVHILDTETFIWSQPVTTGKAPSPRAAHACATVGNKGFVFGGRYRDARMNDLHYLNLDTWEWNELIPQGICPVGRSWHSLTPVSSDHLFLFGGFTTDKQPLSDAWTYCISKNEWIRFNHPYAEKPRLWHTACASDEGEVIVFGGCANNLLVHHRAAHSNEILIFSVQPKSLVSKLQREMKHVTNHI; this is encoded by the exons ATGGCCGATGGCTACGAAGACCTGCGGGAGGACGACCTCCCGGGGCCGGCCTACGAGGGCTACGAGTCCTCGGAGCTTGCCTGCCCCGCCGAGCGCAGCGGCCACGTAGCCGTCAGCGACGGGCGCCACATGTTCGTCTGGGGCGGCTACAAG aGTAATCAAGTTAGAGGATTATATGACTTCTATCTGCCGAGAGAAGAACTGTGGATCTACAACATGGAAACTGGAAGATG gaaaaaaattaacactgaagGTGATGTTCCTCCTTCTATGTCAGGAAGCTGTGCTGTGTGTGTAGATAGGGTGCTGTATTTGTTTGGAGGACACCATTCAAGAGGCAATACGAATAAG TTCTACATGCTGGATTCAAGGTCTACAGACAGAGTGCTACAATGGGAGAGAATTGACTGCCAAGGAATTCCTCCATCATCAAAGGACAAGCTTGGTGTCTGGGTATATAAAAACAA GTTAATATTTTTTGGAGGGTATGGATATTTACCTGAGGACAAAGTTTTGGGAACTTTTGAATTTGATGAATCGTCTTTTTGG aaTTCAAGTCATCCGAGAGGATGGAATGATCATGTACATATTTTAGACACTGAAACATTTATCTGGAGCCAGCCTGTAACTACT GGTAAAGCACCTTCACCTCGTGCTGCCCATGCCTGTGCAACTGTTGGAAACAAAGGCTTCGTGTTTGGAGGCAGATATCGA GATGCCAGAATGAATGATCTTCACTATCTTAATCTGGATACATGGGAGTGGAATGAATT AATTCCACAAGGCATATGCCCAGTTGGCCGATCTTGGCACTCACTAACACCAGTTTCTTCAGatcatctctttctctttggagGATTCACCACTGATAAACAGCCACTAA GTGATGCCTGGACTTACTGCATcagtaaaaatgaatggataCGATTTAATCATCCCTATGCTGAAAAACCAAG aTTATGGCATACAGCTTGTGCCAGTGATGAAGGAGAAGTAATTGTTTTTGGTGGGTGTGCCAATAACCTCCTTGTCCATCACAGAGCT GCACACAGTAATGAAATACTTATATTTTCAGTTCAACCAAAATCTCTTGTAAG
- the KLHDC2 gene encoding kelch domain-containing protein 2 isoform X1 has product MADGYEDLREDDLPGPAYEGYESSELACPAERSGHVAVSDGRHMFVWGGYKSNQVRGLYDFYLPREELWIYNMETGRWKKINTEGDVPPSMSGSCAVCVDRVLYLFGGHHSRGNTNKFYMLDSRSTDRVLQWERIDCQGIPPSSKDKLGVWVYKNKLIFFGGYGYLPEDKVLGTFEFDESSFWNSSHPRGWNDHVHILDTETFIWSQPVTTGKAPSPRAAHACATVGNKGFVFGGRYRDARMNDLHYLNLDTWEWNELIPQGICPVGRSWHSLTPVSSDHLFLFGGFTTDKQPLSDAWTYCISKNEWIRFNHPYAEKPRLWHTACASDEGEVIVFGGCANNLLVHHRAAHSNEILIFSVQPKSLVRLSLEAVICFKEMLANSWNCLPKHLLHSVNQRFGSNNTSGS; this is encoded by the exons ATGGCCGATGGCTACGAAGACCTGCGGGAGGACGACCTCCCGGGGCCGGCCTACGAGGGCTACGAGTCCTCGGAGCTTGCCTGCCCCGCCGAGCGCAGCGGCCACGTAGCCGTCAGCGACGGGCGCCACATGTTCGTCTGGGGCGGCTACAAG aGTAATCAAGTTAGAGGATTATATGACTTCTATCTGCCGAGAGAAGAACTGTGGATCTACAACATGGAAACTGGAAGATG gaaaaaaattaacactgaagGTGATGTTCCTCCTTCTATGTCAGGAAGCTGTGCTGTGTGTGTAGATAGGGTGCTGTATTTGTTTGGAGGACACCATTCAAGAGGCAATACGAATAAG TTCTACATGCTGGATTCAAGGTCTACAGACAGAGTGCTACAATGGGAGAGAATTGACTGCCAAGGAATTCCTCCATCATCAAAGGACAAGCTTGGTGTCTGGGTATATAAAAACAA GTTAATATTTTTTGGAGGGTATGGATATTTACCTGAGGACAAAGTTTTGGGAACTTTTGAATTTGATGAATCGTCTTTTTGG aaTTCAAGTCATCCGAGAGGATGGAATGATCATGTACATATTTTAGACACTGAAACATTTATCTGGAGCCAGCCTGTAACTACT GGTAAAGCACCTTCACCTCGTGCTGCCCATGCCTGTGCAACTGTTGGAAACAAAGGCTTCGTGTTTGGAGGCAGATATCGA GATGCCAGAATGAATGATCTTCACTATCTTAATCTGGATACATGGGAGTGGAATGAATT AATTCCACAAGGCATATGCCCAGTTGGCCGATCTTGGCACTCACTAACACCAGTTTCTTCAGatcatctctttctctttggagGATTCACCACTGATAAACAGCCACTAA GTGATGCCTGGACTTACTGCATcagtaaaaatgaatggataCGATTTAATCATCCCTATGCTGAAAAACCAAG aTTATGGCATACAGCTTGTGCCAGTGATGAAGGAGAAGTAATTGTTTTTGGTGGGTGTGCCAATAACCTCCTTGTCCATCACAGAGCT GCACACAGTAATGAAATACTTATATTTTCAGTTCAACCAAAATCTCTTGTAAG GCTAAGCTTAGAAGCAGTCATTTGCTTTAAAGAAATGTTAGCCAACTCATGGAACTGCCTTCCGAAACACTTACTTCACAGTGTTAATCAGAGGTTTGGTAGTAACAACACTTCTGGATCTTAA